The following proteins are encoded in a genomic region of Oncorhynchus masou masou isolate Uvic2021 chromosome 32, UVic_Omas_1.1, whole genome shotgun sequence:
- the LOC135526474 gene encoding gamma-aminobutyric acid receptor subunit alpha-6-like — MVSAKKEMVTAMYPSYISTLFYLFCLTACVKRISGTIKKDERLYPENFTRILDRLLDGYDNRLRPGFGGPVTEVKTDIYVTSFGPVSDVEMEYTMDVFFRQTWMDRRLRYEGPIEILRLNNMMVSNVWTPDTFFRNGKKSVAHNMTAPNRLFRIMKNGTILYTMRLTISAECPMKLVDFPMDGHACPLKFGSYAYPKTEMIYTWTKGPQYSVEVPPESSSLVQYDLIGHTVSSEEVKSITGEYVVMTVHFHLKRKMGYFMIQTYIPCIMTVILSQVSFWINKESVPARTVFGITTVLTMTTLSISARHSLPKVSYATAMDWFIAVCFAFVFSALIEFAAVNYFTNAEMERLKRKPAKCPPAPQTTPVKVKDMEEVLQHNPDTNGNLRKRMNYMSQQDIQKAESNSTAATGVTRRQPQSGQSSSSTGSTGDTIILPHSSPGPASQPNTSFTTLSVKNTPPAPPTTPTIPANQSQPTADSSLQDLLGPRLEHIQLMGKNEPKQSPCSQPTTTGMGGTSKIDKYARILFPVSFGAFNMVYWVVYLSKDTMEAKFRGQI; from the exons ATGGTTTCTGCCAAGAAGGAGATGGTGACTGCGATGTACCCTAGTTATATTTCGACTCTCTTCTACCTTTTCTGCCTGACTGCTTG TGTAAAGAGAATATCTGGAACGATAAAAAAGGATGAAAGACTATATCCCGAGAATTTCACACGCATTTTAGACCGACTACTGGACGGGTATGACAACAGACTGCGACCTGGATTTGGTG GTCCAGTGACAGAGGTGAAAACAGACATTTATGTGACAAGTTTCGGGCCTGTCTCTGATGTTGAAATG GAGTACACCATGGACGTGTTCTTCagacagacatggatggacaGGAGGCTGAGGTATGAGGGGCCTATCGAGATCCTCCGCCTCAACAACATGATGGTCTCCAACGTGTGGACTCCAGACACCTTCTTCAGGAATGGCAAGAAGTCTGTGGCCCACAACATGACTGCCCCCAACAGGCTATTCCGCATTATGAAGAACGGCACCATTCTTTACACCATGAg GTTGACTATCAGCGCAGAGTGTCCGATGAAGCTGGTTGACTTCCCCATGGATGGACATGCATGCCCTCTCAAGTTTGGAAGCT ATGCATACCCTAAAACAGAGATGATCTATACCTGGACCAAAGGACCACAGTATTCAGTGGAGGTTCCCCCAGAATCCTCCAGCCTAGTGCAGTACGATCTCATTGGCCACACTGTCAGTAGTGAAGAGGTCAAGTCAATCACAG GTGAATACGTGGTGATGACAGTGCACTTCCACTTGAAGCGGAAAATGGGCTACTTCATGATTCAGACATATATCCCCTGCATCATGACAGTAATTCTCTCCCAAGTGTCCTTCTGGATAAATAAAGAATCGGTCCCGGCTCGAACAGTCTTCG GCATCACCACAGTCTTGACCATGACCACGTTGAGCATCAGCGCGCGCCACTCCCTCCCCAAGGTCTCCTATGCCACAGCCATGGACTGGTTTATTGCCGTGTGTTTTGCCTTTGTCTTCTCCGCCCTCATCGAGTTTGCTGCCGTCAACTACTTTACCAacgcagagatggagagactgaaaAGGAAGCCGGCAAAATGCCCACCGGCCCCCCAAACAACCCCAGTGAAAGTGAAGGATATGGAGGAAGTTCTGCAG caTAACCCTGATACCAATGGGAACCTTCGCAAACGGATGAACTATATGTCCCAGCAAGACATCCAGAAAGCTGAGTCAAACAGCACAGCAGCTACAGGGGTAACCAGGAGACAACCCCAGTCTGGCCAATCGTCTTCATCCACGGGGTCGACTGGGGACACCATCATCCTACCCCACTCCAGCCCCGGCCCTGCCAGCCAACCGAACACCTCCTTCACCACCCTGTCCGTCAAGAACACGCCCCCGGCTCCACCCACCACCCCGACAATACCAGCCAATCAGAGCCAGCCCACTGCtgactcctccctccaggacCTCCTAGGACCTAGACTGGAGCACATTCAACTGATGGGTAAAAATGAGCCCAAGCAGTCTCCATGCTCCCAGCCGACCACCACCGGTATGGGCGGGACCAGTAAAATCGATAAGTACGCTCGCATCCTGTTCCCAGTGTCCTTCGGAGCCTTCAACATGGTCTACTGGGTGGTTTACTTGTCCAAAGACACTATGGAGGCCAAATTTCGAGGCCAAATCTAG